From the genome of Ananas comosus cultivar F153 unplaced genomic scaffold, ASM154086v1, whole genome shotgun sequence:
CCTCAGATgaattcggctcttcatgaACCAATGATTCTtcgaaaaaagaaatatttttctctttccctttattccaatctttgtttcggctccatctaggccgatcttcattattgccttttcgaaattgctcgtactgagcaactcgaactcccaaatcaaaaagatttggaaagaacttatcctcaaaatgatccttaatcttaaaatgcatgccgttaaatgccattttggcaaattctgattccggcatccttacaaaacatcggcttcgagccgtcttgaatcggtttaaatattcatcaactGATTCTCCTGTTTTTTGTCTAAATTGAGCCAAGTTTGCAACTGACAACTCAGGCTCGGTTCTATAaaattgctcatgaaattttccttctaattcgtcccagTCTCGAACGGAATTAGCGGGTAGACTTGTATACTAAGTGAAGGCTGTCTTAGTCAGTGAAGTATTGAATAATCTTAACTTCAAAAAAGGATCTGCCGTTGCTTCGCGGCATTGGGCTGTGAATCGAGCGACgtgttcgaccgtattttcaGTCTCATCGCgagaaaatttgtcaaattttggcatcttccaatttgccggatatgggtgttctacatctatattaGTATGATATGGTGATCtgaatacaggccgcattgccggccgtgtgcctactccgaaagtgttTCGGATGGCCTCCTCTATTTGCGCATAAATCTCATTGTTAATTCCTTGGAAAGGAACTTGCGCTGGTACCGGGTTAGGTGGTTGTTGTGCACCGAAATTCTGCACTAAGGGATTAACTCCTTGTACATTCGGCgcctgccccctagcccctacattttgagGCTGGTAGGCTGCAactggagggggtggaggtaatCCCCAAGCCACTTCCGACTGTTGACCGGCGTTAccaacagccggtctataagccgcttgatactGTGCCTCCTGATATTGGGGCTGCCCAACTACCGGTGTTACTGGATTCTGTAACACTGGCGTTATCACAGGCGCTTGAAGGCTTGCTATCGGCTGTTCGTTCCGAGCTAAcaactgccctattcgggctatgttctcgttagaggccgtgattgtGGCCAAAACGGCATCCAGCCGTGCGGTACTTGCGTGACTATTTTGCTCCAAAGTttgtaggacccgagtcatttggcCAAGTGCTTGGGTCaaactaggctcctgttggccagattgaccactTGTCTCACCCTCAACAGGTAAAACTGCTTGGCGCTCTACGGCGTTCTCCGAATTATTgggctgttcactcccagaGTTTCTGGGAATGAccctattacggagattcatggcgttGTCGTCAACCATACTTTATATAAAAATGCAAATCTACCTCGAATGcgagtcccaccgggcgtgccaaaaaattgttggcGGCCTaatgtcccgacccttgacccggtcaagtaTCTTCCTCGGGAAGAGCgtcgggatgatgagcggcCGCGGATGATGAcgctcgaagtttgcgcccacgacgaATCAAGCGATttggccgatgagggatcgaatcagccgggttcgaaaacctctgcagtaaattcgcttcggtaggatgagccgaatgaacaggggaagcccagaattcgactaaaagatgagccgaatggctaaacaacTCGAGATCTGATCGGCACGAAGAGCCGAAAACAACTTTCTATTGATTAACAAGCGGAAAGAGTACatgaacaggggagtgatgcccgtagggcagacagactccaagtatgagaacaggagtgatgcccgtagggcagacagactctgagtatgctaaattacaggaactactcctaaggaaagcggtaaatgcgagaatagaaagatgcaggaaaataaatgtggtcttttgtgcgcaggagCGAAGACCTCTTTTCAGGGTgccgtatgcctatttataaagCTGCCTTTGCGTTTAGTTATCTTCACTGCACGATCGGTCATTATTTCCTGATTTGTAGGGCCACCTTCGCCCGATCGAAACCGCTCGTAACTGCTTGCTGTTGCCATAACTCCTCGGCCCAGCGCGGCTTGTGTGCGTCCGGCGTATTCTAAGTCTACTGTTTTAGCCGTCTTACGGATATGGACCTGGTGCACCAGCTGTTCGcacctaattggctcaacaaatCTCATTTAGAGATCTTACTGAAATCAGCCTTGGTCACGTTGCCGTCTTCATAGCAAAGCTCATATTTCGATAAATCTCTTCCAACCTTATCAACCTAAGCCATCTGTTTCAAGATCTTTTGTTGCTTCACATCAAATCATTGGATATCCTCATTCTTCTCAGATTCGTCACAGATACACTTCCTGTAAAGTAATCGTTGGATACCCCTGAGATTCATCATAAATACACTTTCTGCAGAGGTCTTCGTGGATCGCTTTTGGGGCTAGCAACGAAGATCACCCTCTTTTTCTTGCATAACCCATATTTCACCAGATTTTTAAGAATTAGTTTTGCAGGCAAAATGCCAGGCGATGGGGCAAGTTAAACAATTAGGCTAAATGCAAgggttattttgtaatttagccatagaATTATGCTTAGACCCGACCCGACCCCGATCCGGCCCGAACCGATAACAattcttgctctctctctctctctctctctctctcttcatctcgTCCCTCTTTTCTAGGGTTTCGCTCTCCTCCGACGAAGCTCGCACCGTTCCCCCACCGCCCCGATCGACGACCATGAGTAAGTAGctcgatctctctccttttcATCGAAAATCTCCATCTCCAGTATCTGTTGTTATCGATTTCTTCGTCACCGAGTTCGAATCGATTGAACTTTTGGCAAGATCTGCTTTTGTTTAAGATCCAATCTCGGTTTCTGTAGATCTGTACTATGCTTTCATGTAATTGGAAGTTAGGGTTTCGTGTAGATCTTTGTTCCCTCTCTAGACCTTCGTTGATCTAATTTTAGGTTTTTTCCTGCTACTGCACTCTAATTTGCTTGAACTTTTCCTTTTGATATAAGATGTATGGATAGCCCCTGTACTATAGTGATACTGTAATATGGTCCCTGTACTTCTCGCTTAATTACTTTAATCAGTGAACTTTTACATTTATTGTGCACTTTAGTCGCCAACAgcctaaaattttgatttttaaggTGGAATAATCTTTTTAATGTAATTTGGATTAAACTGGAATAAGTAGTCATTTTACGGaagtaaaatggtcattttataagaaaaattgCATTTCGTCAAGTGTCAAGGATTTGTAGGTTATACATCTTGAGGCGAAGGTAACTCCATGCTTGAAGTGAGTGATCGTAGACCATCGAATCATTTTCCTGGAATGCCATTGGCCAATATAACAAGCGAGAATACTCGCCCTCTTTAAACATGGCAGTTCATTGTGATATTTGATAATGCAGGTAAAGCTAATGTTATGTCATTTCAGTTCGACTGCGAGGATCTCTGTTGCTGAATTTTATAGTTGTTCCTAAAAGAGAGAGGTGAAGAAAGACTAAATATCAGATTgccataaaataataaagaagaGAGAACTTGGCCATATAGTTTTCTGAAGTTAAAAGCCAATCCTCCATCTACTGTAGTCTTTAGTCCACTATGAGGTGCTTCATGACTAgctaaattatttgaaattctattttaggatatatatatatatatatatatatatatatatatatatagagagagagagagagagagagagagagagagagagagagataatatgatctaaagcaTTTGATACATCTAGAAAACGAATTTcgtaatttctaaaaattataataaactccatcaagtggacataaaatgaacggtcaaaatcgaacgacctACTAAAAATAGAGGATccattatttaatttaagattggagttattgatctttatctagataatgaataaaattttcgataAAACATTCAACTGTTTTACACCTTTAAACTACCAAGCATCCCATTCCGGCTgtaaaaaattgtcaattttgagatattttgatcgtaagataaatgatgtcgaaaattataaaatttagtttctagaattttcaaatgctctcaatcatgtttaacgatatggattgtcgattcggaagttatATCAACGAAAGAACTTATTAGTACGAAGGCAACCAATACTCATGAGAGTAAAGTAGCttgatatatgtatgtatatatgtatatatatgtatatatgtatatatgtattgaaGTGGGGAAAAATCTATCAAACAGTTCATTGTAATAGACGTTTAGGAAATATACACTAAATGACATGTGCTTGTGTATGGCTTTCTAATGCAATTGCAAATAATGGAATCATGGTGAGCATCAAATTCTGGCAGGACAATCGATTTATCATCTCAAAATATTGCTGCTGATATGTAGTTGTTTACGCTATATACTggacaatttaaaatttttctcatCATGTAGGTACTGAACGGGACAAAGGTACTCCTGATGGAATTACTCAAGAGGCTAAAAATACTCCTGATTTAATGGAACAGTTTGAGGAGTATGGTAAGCAAATGCTGGTAAATTCATTTGCTTAATCTGAATGATCAGTGAACTGATCTTTTGCTGTACTCTGATTTTAAGTCTGGCAATCGCTTTGCTGTTAATTTCCATTTAATGTGTGCCGTATTGGTGATCTTTTTATTAGAACTTAAATATCACTGATGTTTCTCAATATTTCTGGTTCATCCAACAGTTAATCTTTGACTCTAAACCATTTGGTTGTTGTAGAAGCTAAAGCACGAGTAGAGGAtttttggaagaaaatgaaTAGTGGGTTGCCTGCCAAGACGCCAAAGTTTCCAATGAATAAGCCCAGTTCAACAGTGAAACGAAAAGCAAGTAAAAAAACCCCTGTAAGTATCTTTATATAAACTTGTTTGATGTAGAAGTGGATTAAAATCTGATAAATTAATGGAGAattatttaaagtaaaaatacaTGGAGACCTCTCAACTGTAATCCGTTTTAGAATAGAGCTTGTGGTTTTGCTTTGTCTCTTGGATATCCCTCAACTTATTGCTCGTTTTGATTTGAATTACTTTTGTCAGTTatgtttttggattttggtaaaTCACCCTTAGATGTTAGTAATTCACACATGTTTTAGCCAAGGGAACCACAGGTTTCATTATCGGTTGATGAATGATAGCTAAAGGAGCTGCTAACTTGGAAGGAATCGCTGTTCAACTTATGAAACAGTTTGGATCACAATCAAGTGGAAGTTGAGGACTTgtcaatagaaaataattttaaaaagaaaaaaaaaaatggggctACTTTTGAAAATGGTCAATAGTTGAGAGGTTTTTAATGCATTCTATGTTGTTTAACAGGGAGTCTAATTGTCTCTCGGACTAATTTTGTCTAGGAATGGATGATTGCACTCGGCCTTGCACCAAGGAAAGCATCAAACGGTGAGGAAATTCTTAAAAAAAGGCCAGATTGTGCACAAAATGGAACAAGTGAGGAAGCTAAAAAACTTGCAGCTGCCGCTCTTGCTGCGGTTAGGGATGCCACATTTGCTTCTACTGCTGGAAAGGGGAAAGTTGAAGTAAGCCTTAGATCTATTAATGTTTTTCCTTATGGTTTTTTTGCTATCGtcagtttatttttttgtgctttTCTTTTGTGAAAATTGCTGGATACAATATCATCGAGGAAATTGTAAGGCAAGATTACAAGTTATAccgtttctttttttcttcactttgtatctttattcttttaatgTTGTTGTTTAAACTAGAATTGTTCTCTCTGTTGGTTCCGTGTGATTTGGTGAATCGAATATACCACCAACTCGAAATTTCATGTCCTCTTTTGTCATATTATTTCAATTGCGCCGCGTATTAGGACTTCTCATGTAAtgacataaaaaattatttagtttgggtgagctgaaatgagcttctcAGTCCCCAAAGCTGATGCTTGaaattgaagcttctgcttcagCTGCAGCAGAGGTTGATTTCAGCGAAAATGTGTTAGTACTTTGAACAACTCTTCTTCAGAAGCCCCAGCCTAGCTAAAGATGGCCTTAGATTATACATGCTGACCCAAAATGAGAATTTGGTCTGCGCTGAGTACACAGGTTGAACTTGTAGAGCTACATTTGTAGGCCGAAGGGCGTTGTTGCAAACATTATTCGCGTACTACTGAAGCCTTCTTAAATtttttgcatgcattttcaGTATACTTAGTGCAGAAACTTTCGCATTATAATTGATCATCTTTAGCAAAGTGCTTCGCAAACACCGTTTCTGTTGTTACAGTTCCTCTTCAATATTCTCTCCCCTTTTCCTTTTGGTTCATTAATGTTACTCCACTCCGCTTCTTCTTCCAGTCTGCCATGCCGTGGTTATGACAGCAGCAGTTTACTGCCTTGAGTTTGCTATTCTAGCTGTGGGCATTAAAAGCCTGCATATATAAATTTACGCGCTCTATCTTAATCGTGTGAAATCGGTGCTGTAGCAGTTACCACTGTAACCTCAGGGCGGTAAAGTGGTACTCACCTTTCATTTCCCTTTTGATGAAACAGATAACCGAGGTCCGAGACTTTGCGGGTCAGGAGATCGAAGTGAAGAAGCTCGTAGACGCGGACTCGAAGGAGGCAGCCGAGAAGGCCCAGTCTGCAGGGGTCGCACCCACTGCCTTAGATGCGATTTTAGAACAGATAAAGAAGAAACAGAAGCTGACTGTTCTCgacaaaaccaaaaaagacTGGGGGGAGTTTAAAGAAGATAATAAAGGGATGGAAGAGGAGTTGGATGCTTACAAGAAGAGCTCAAACCAGTACTTAGACAAGGTTTCGTTCTTGCAGAGGGCCGATCTACGAGAATTCGAGCGCGAGAGAGATGCGCGATTAGCGTCACAGGCGAAGCGACGGACGGATATGAGGGAGGACTGACTTTTAGGCCTCGACTTACGTTGCTCTAACAACtaatcttttgttttctttttagctCAATTGCCTCAGCTAACAAGTTGTTGTAATTTAATGTTGGGCTTATCTTTTGAGAACCTTGTGAACTTAATACTGTTAAGAATCTAAGTGGAG
Proteins encoded in this window:
- the LOC109704310 gene encoding craniofacial development protein 1-like isoform X2 gives rise to the protein MNSGLPAKTPKFPMNKPSSTVKRKASKKTPEWMIALGLAPRKASNGEEILKKRPDCAQNGTSEEAKKLAAAALAAVRDATFASTAGKGKVEITEVRDFAGQEIEVKKLVDADSKEAAEKAQSAGVAPTALDAILEQIKKKQKLTVLDKTKKDWGEFKEDNKGMEEELDAYKKSSNQYLDKVSFLQRADLREFERERDARLASQAKRRTDMRED
- the LOC109704310 gene encoding craniofacial development protein 1-like isoform X1, with translation MSTERDKGTPDGITQEAKNTPDLMEQFEEYEAKARVEDFWKKMNSGLPAKTPKFPMNKPSSTVKRKASKKTPEWMIALGLAPRKASNGEEILKKRPDCAQNGTSEEAKKLAAAALAAVRDATFASTAGKGKVEITEVRDFAGQEIEVKKLVDADSKEAAEKAQSAGVAPTALDAILEQIKKKQKLTVLDKTKKDWGEFKEDNKGMEEELDAYKKSSNQYLDKVSFLQRADLREFERERDARLASQAKRRTDMRED